One segment of Nocardia farcinica DNA contains the following:
- the cobF gene encoding precorrin-6A synthase (deacetylating) — MRKLYVIGIGAGDPGQVTMQAVAAMRQVEVFFVIGKGEQKRELAELRTAILHAHVDRPYRVVPIPDPPRDRTPDDYRGVVEDWHERRSLLLEQAFAETGGVGGILVWGDPSLYDSTLRMVERVLARGAMRFDYEVIPGITSAQALAARHRIVLHDIGEPVHITTGRKLREEGLGPGSTLVMLDGECSFTTVAEPDVHIWWGAYLGMPDETLIAGPLREVGERIAAVRARLRDRKGWIMDIYLLRRTPGNVGAAG; from the coding sequence ATGCGCAAGCTCTACGTGATCGGCATCGGCGCCGGCGACCCCGGCCAGGTGACGATGCAGGCCGTCGCGGCCATGCGGCAGGTCGAGGTGTTCTTCGTGATCGGCAAGGGCGAGCAGAAGCGCGAGCTGGCCGAGCTGCGGACCGCGATCCTGCACGCGCACGTGGACCGGCCCTACCGGGTGGTGCCGATCCCGGATCCGCCGCGCGATCGCACACCGGACGACTATCGCGGGGTGGTCGAGGACTGGCACGAGCGGCGCTCGCTGCTGCTGGAACAGGCGTTCGCGGAAACCGGCGGGGTGGGCGGCATCCTGGTCTGGGGCGACCCGTCCCTCTACGACAGCACCCTGCGCATGGTCGAGCGGGTGCTCGCGCGCGGCGCGATGCGCTTCGACTACGAGGTGATCCCCGGCATCACCAGCGCGCAGGCGCTGGCGGCCCGGCATCGCATCGTGCTGCACGACATCGGCGAGCCGGTGCACATCACCACCGGCCGCAAGCTGCGCGAGGAAGGTCTCGGGCCGGGCTCGACGCTGGTGATGCTCGACGGGGAGTGCTCGTTCACCACCGTCGCCGAGCCGGACGTGCACATCTGGTGGGGCGCCTATCTCGGCATGCCGGACGAGACGTTGATCGCGGGGCCGCTGCGCGAGGTGGGGGAGCGCATCGCCGCGGTCCGGGCGCGGCTGCGGGACCGCAAGGGCTGGATCATGGACATCTACCTGCTGCGTCGTACCCCGGGGAATGTCGGTGCGGCCGGGTAG
- a CDS encoding carboxylesterase/lipase family protein yields MVATIDITTADGVVRGRRGRRVLRWRALPYAAPPVGELRFRAPQPVQPWSGVRDATEFASASFQHRGGARIGARTYQPTSEDSLTLNVIVPATPAITPRPVMVFIHGGGYVMGTSALGLYSGARLALRGDVVVVTLNYRLGAFGYVDFSEFATPARPFDNNLGLRDQVAALEWVRRNIAAFGGDPDNVTIFGESAGAHAVLALLATPAAHGLFHRGIAQSPPADWGLSAADAAEFARRLVERLGIDPADAARALTDLPANDIRRAADRAMAAAGRQRPGFFPICPVADGDYLPQAPVDAIAAGTAAAVPLIIGTCRDEGQLFARFADYLPTNPDRLHRILSAEGDEVEKRVVAAYPGYPGARAAVRMGGDYVFWRPSVEVMEGHSRHAPTYAYRYDYAPRALQLAGIGATHATDLIPVFGAADTPLGRALTAAGGARGLAAVTRQFQDNWLAFARTGTPLPSWPEYTEENRLTLIIDCPTRVIGDPDRERRLAWSGVRVPTLT; encoded by the coding sequence ATGGTGGCAACGATCGACATCACGACCGCCGACGGGGTCGTCCGCGGTCGCCGCGGACGCCGGGTGCTGCGCTGGCGGGCCCTGCCCTACGCGGCGCCACCGGTGGGCGAGCTGCGCTTCCGCGCCCCGCAACCGGTGCAGCCCTGGTCGGGCGTGCGGGACGCGACCGAGTTCGCCTCGGCGTCGTTCCAGCATCGCGGCGGTGCCCGTATCGGCGCGCGCACCTATCAGCCGACCAGCGAGGATTCGCTGACACTGAATGTCATCGTGCCCGCGACCCCGGCGATCACCCCGCGTCCGGTGATGGTGTTCATCCACGGCGGCGGCTACGTGATGGGCACCTCCGCGCTCGGCCTGTACTCCGGCGCGCGACTGGCGCTGCGCGGCGACGTGGTGGTCGTGACGCTGAACTACCGGCTCGGCGCCTTCGGCTACGTCGACTTCAGCGAATTCGCCACGCCCGCAAGGCCGTTCGACAACAACCTCGGCCTGCGCGACCAGGTGGCGGCCCTGGAGTGGGTGCGGCGCAACATCGCCGCGTTCGGCGGCGACCCGGACAACGTCACCATCTTCGGCGAATCCGCCGGTGCGCACGCCGTGCTCGCACTGTTGGCCACCCCCGCCGCGCACGGTCTCTTCCATCGCGGCATCGCCCAGAGCCCGCCCGCGGACTGGGGCCTGAGCGCCGCGGACGCCGCCGAATTCGCCCGCCGCCTGGTCGAGCGCCTCGGCATCGACCCCGCCGATGCGGCACGTGCCCTCACCGACCTGCCCGCCAACGACATCCGCCGCGCCGCCGACCGCGCGATGGCCGCCGCCGGACGCCAGCGTCCCGGCTTCTTCCCCATCTGCCCGGTCGCCGACGGCGACTACCTGCCGCAGGCGCCCGTCGACGCCATCGCGGCGGGCACTGCCGCGGCCGTGCCGCTGATCATCGGCACCTGCCGCGACGAAGGCCAGCTCTTCGCCCGCTTCGCCGACTACCTGCCCACCAATCCCGACCGGCTGCACCGCATCCTGTCCGCCGAGGGCGACGAGGTCGAAAAGCGGGTCGTGGCGGCCTATCCCGGCTACCCGGGGGCGCGGGCCGCGGTGCGGATGGGTGGCGACTACGTGTTCTGGCGTCCCTCGGTGGAGGTGATGGAGGGCCACAGCAGGCACGCCCCCACCTACGCCTACCGCTACGACTACGCCCCCCGGGCACTGCAACTCGCCGGGATCGGGGCCACCCACGCCACCGACCTCATCCCGGTCTTCGGCGCCGCCGACACCCCGCTCGGGCGCGCGCTCACCGCCGCGGGCGGTGCCCGGGGCCTGGCCGCCGTGACCCGGCAGTTCCAGGACAACTGGCTGGCCTTCGCCCGCACCGGCACGCCACTGCCGTCCTGGCCGGAGTACACCGAGGAGAACCGGCTCACCCTGATCATCGACTGCCCCACCCGGGTGATCGGCGATCCGGACCGCGAGCGACGACTGGCGTGGTCGGGCGTCAGGGTGCCGACCCTGACCTGA
- a CDS encoding family 1 encapsulin nanocompartment shell protein has translation MNNLHRELAPITSEAWAAIEEEAGRTFKRHIAGRRVVDVAGPHGVDFSAVGLGRTTGIAAPDEGVQARQRVVAPLVELRVPFTLSREELDNVERGAKDTDLDAVKEAARRIAFAEDRAIFEGYPAAGITGIRAAGSNAPITVPDDARLVPEAITQALTALRLAGVDGPYSVLLSAELYTEVSETSDHGYPIRTHIERLIPDGEIIWAPAIDGAFVLTTRGGDYELTLGQDVSIGYLSHDADTVRLYFQQTMQFLVHTAEAAVALRR, from the coding sequence GTGAACAACCTCCATCGCGAACTGGCGCCGATCACCTCCGAGGCATGGGCGGCGATCGAGGAGGAGGCCGGGCGTACGTTCAAGCGGCACATCGCGGGCCGCCGCGTGGTCGATGTCGCCGGGCCGCACGGAGTGGACTTCTCGGCGGTCGGGCTGGGCCGGACCACCGGCATCGCGGCGCCCGACGAGGGCGTCCAGGCGCGGCAGCGGGTGGTGGCGCCACTGGTGGAACTGCGCGTGCCGTTCACCCTCTCCCGCGAGGAACTCGACAACGTCGAACGCGGCGCGAAGGACACCGATCTGGACGCGGTGAAGGAGGCCGCGCGCCGCATCGCCTTCGCCGAGGACCGGGCGATCTTCGAGGGCTACCCCGCCGCGGGCATCACCGGCATCCGCGCCGCCGGGTCCAACGCGCCCATCACCGTCCCCGACGACGCGCGGCTGGTGCCCGAGGCCATCACCCAGGCGCTCACCGCGCTGCGGCTGGCCGGTGTGGACGGCCCGTACTCGGTGCTGCTCAGCGCCGAGCTCTACACCGAGGTCAGCGAGACCTCCGACCACGGCTACCCGATCCGCACCCACATCGAGCGCCTGATCCCGGACGGGGAGATCATCTGGGCTCCCGCCATCGACGGCGCGTTCGTGCTCACCACCCGTGGCGGCGACTACGAGCTCACCCTCGGCCAGGACGTCTCCATCGGCTACCTCTCGCACGACGCCGACACCGTGCGGCTGTACTTCCAGCAGACCATGCAGTTCCTCGTCCACACCGCGGAGGCCGCCGTCGCCCTGCGCCGGTGA
- a CDS encoding cupin domain-containing protein: MDKKSLTAVARQQLKLAATASSGRSSQTIYGGHAQSLRQTVVALTEGQSLAEHDNLGDATIYVLSGTLVLISGANEWKGSAGDLIVVPKARHSVKATEDVVFLLTVAK; encoded by the coding sequence ATGGACAAGAAATCGCTGACCGCGGTCGCCCGCCAGCAACTGAAACTGGCCGCCACCGCCTCGAGCGGACGCAGTTCGCAGACCATCTACGGCGGACACGCCCAGTCGCTGCGCCAGACCGTGGTGGCCCTCACCGAAGGCCAGAGCCTGGCCGAGCACGACAACCTCGGCGACGCCACGATCTATGTGCTCAGCGGGACGTTGGTGCTGATCAGCGGCGCGAACGAGTGGAAGGGCTCGGCCGGTGACCTGATCGTGGTGCCCAAGGCCAGGCACAGCGTGAAGGCGACCGAGGACGTGGTCTTCCTGCTGACCGTCGCCAAGTAG
- a CDS encoding TerD family protein, with protein MMKGANVAVPMSAVRIELGWQSGPGVPDADASALLLVGGKVRSDNDFVFYNQPAHPSGAVRHEGKRQGPTVLDVLSVNLAGVEPQVETIVIAASADGGTFGQFQGLHVRVLDAANGAEVARFDSTGASTETAFVLGELYRRQGAWKFRAVGQGYDSGLAGLATDFGISVDDAPAAAPQQQFTPPPPPQQQFTPPPPPQQFTPPPPPQQFTPPPPPQQQFTPPPPPQQQFTPPPTQQFPQGQQPYPPQHQGYPAPPQYGQPPTGGFPPPPVQPPVQQPPAQPATGGAPVNLGKISLTKESPSVSLTKQGATGGTMRINLNWTSQNQQRTGLFGRRRGGGLDLDLSCFFELADGRIGSVRALDRSFGALDRPPFIRLDQDDRTGSSATGENLDINLDYTAQFRRILVFTSIYEGANDFRGVHATATLYPLNCPPIEMTLDGCTDDSRDAVLAHIENINGELVVRREGTFIRPPAGRPGAGIIEIARLYNWDFGFKAGRGKD; from the coding sequence ATGATGAAGGGCGCCAACGTGGCGGTGCCGATGTCCGCGGTCCGCATCGAGCTGGGGTGGCAGTCGGGTCCGGGTGTGCCGGATGCCGACGCGTCCGCACTGTTGCTGGTCGGCGGCAAGGTCCGTTCCGACAACGATTTCGTGTTCTACAACCAGCCCGCGCATCCCTCCGGCGCGGTCCGCCACGAGGGCAAGCGGCAGGGCCCGACGGTGCTCGACGTGCTGTCGGTGAACCTGGCCGGTGTGGAACCCCAGGTCGAGACGATCGTGATCGCCGCGTCGGCCGATGGCGGCACCTTCGGCCAGTTCCAGGGACTGCACGTGCGGGTGCTGGACGCGGCGAACGGTGCCGAGGTGGCCCGGTTCGACAGCACCGGCGCGAGCACCGAGACCGCCTTCGTACTCGGCGAGCTGTACCGCAGGCAGGGCGCGTGGAAGTTCCGCGCCGTCGGCCAGGGCTACGACTCCGGATTGGCCGGTCTGGCCACCGATTTCGGTATCTCCGTCGACGATGCCCCCGCCGCCGCACCTCAGCAGCAATTCACCCCACCGCCACCGCCGCAGCAGCAATTCACCCCACCACCACCGCCGCAGCAATTCACGCCACCACCGCCCCCGCAGCAATTCACGCCACCACCACCCCCGCAGCAGCAATTCACCCCGCCACCACCCCCGCAGCAGCAATTCACCCCACCGCCCACGCAGCAGTTCCCGCAGGGCCAGCAGCCGTACCCGCCACAGCACCAGGGTTACCCGGCCCCGCCGCAATACGGGCAGCCGCCGACCGGTGGCTTCCCCCCGCCGCCGGTACAACCGCCCGTCCAGCAGCCGCCCGCGCAGCCCGCGACCGGTGGCGCGCCGGTGAACCTCGGCAAGATCTCGCTGACCAAGGAATCCCCGTCGGTCTCGCTCACCAAGCAGGGCGCGACCGGTGGCACCATGCGGATCAACCTCAACTGGACCAGCCAGAACCAGCAGCGCACCGGTCTGTTCGGCAGGCGCCGCGGCGGCGGTCTCGATCTGGACCTGAGCTGCTTCTTCGAACTCGCCGACGGCCGGATCGGCTCGGTGCGCGCGCTCGATCGCTCCTTCGGCGCCCTCGACCGCCCGCCGTTCATCCGGCTGGACCAGGACGACCGCACCGGATCCAGCGCGACCGGTGAGAACCTCGACATCAACCTGGACTACACCGCCCAGTTCCGCCGGATCCTGGTGTTCACCTCGATCTACGAGGGCGCCAACGATTTCCGCGGCGTGCACGCCACCGCCACGCTGTATCCGTTGAACTGCCCACCGATCGAGATGACCCTCGACGGCTGCACCGACGACTCCCGGGATGCCGTGCTCGCGCACATCGAGAACATCAACGGCGAGTTGGTGGTTCGCCGCGAAGGCACCTTCATCCGCCCGCCCGCAGGGCGTCCGGGTGCGGGCATCATCGAGATCGCGCGGCTCTACAACTGGGATTTCGGCTTCAAGGCCGGTCGCGGGAAGGACTGA
- a CDS encoding TetR/AcrR family transcriptional regulator — protein MPRPRSLTGADLVRAALAVIDRDGLSALTMRAVAKELGMATMALYRYVPDREGLERLIVDSLFESVDVRVPADTPWRERVILLLDRLRAAVAAHPETVPLLLAHRQSSPTSLRWMEAMLGVLTEAGFDGAERVIAQRTLVAFLLGFLQNEHYASVRGRGTAVIAELPEADYPHLTATARTALRIAPDEEFRGGAQIVLRGLRPD, from the coding sequence GTGCCCCGTCCTCGCTCCCTGACCGGCGCCGATCTCGTGCGCGCCGCCCTCGCGGTGATCGATCGCGACGGTTTGTCGGCGCTCACCATGCGCGCCGTCGCCAAGGAACTCGGCATGGCGACGATGGCGCTGTACCGCTACGTGCCCGATCGCGAGGGGCTCGAACGGTTGATCGTGGACAGCCTGTTCGAGTCCGTCGACGTGCGCGTGCCCGCGGACACGCCATGGCGGGAACGGGTGATCCTGCTGCTCGACCGGTTACGGGCGGCCGTCGCCGCGCACCCGGAGACGGTGCCGCTGCTGCTGGCGCACCGGCAGTCCTCGCCGACCAGCCTGCGCTGGATGGAGGCGATGCTCGGGGTGCTCACCGAGGCGGGCTTCGACGGCGCCGAGCGGGTGATCGCCCAGCGCACCCTGGTGGCGTTCCTGCTCGGCTTCCTGCAGAACGAGCACTACGCCTCGGTGCGCGGGCGCGGGACCGCCGTGATCGCCGAACTCCCGGAGGCGGACTACCCGCACCTCACCGCGACCGCCCGGACGGCACTGCGGATCGCACCGGACGAGGAGTTCCGCGGCGGCGCGCAGATCGTGCTGCGCGGATTGCGGCCGGACTGA
- a CDS encoding Dyp-type peroxidase, translating into MGEPQPILEPLTPAAIFLVATIDEGGEAIVRDLLEDLPGLRRSVGFRIPGANLSCVTSIGSQAWDRLFTGPRPAELHVLREFVGAKHRAPSTPGDLLFHIRAEVHDACFELAMAIGDRLAGAATIVDETVGFRYFEQRDLLGFVDGTENPEGAAAAAATLVGQEDPDFAGGSYVVVQKYLHPLDEWRALSVEEQERIIGRTKLDDFELPDDVKPADSHVAVNTVVDPDGTERQITRANMPFGSVREGRFGTYYIAYAATPTVTETMLSRMFEGTEEAAYDRILDFSVAVTGTLFFAPPLDFFDDLPDPPTAAAAVDDDAEAAAAVASELRVLGDGSLGIGTLKRSTL; encoded by the coding sequence ATGGGTGAGCCGCAGCCGATTCTCGAACCGCTCACGCCCGCCGCGATCTTCCTCGTCGCGACCATCGACGAGGGCGGCGAGGCGATCGTGCGCGACCTGCTCGAGGATCTGCCCGGCCTGCGCCGCTCGGTCGGCTTCCGTATCCCCGGTGCGAACCTGAGCTGCGTGACCTCGATCGGCTCGCAGGCGTGGGACCGGCTGTTCACCGGGCCGCGACCGGCCGAACTGCACGTGCTGCGCGAGTTCGTCGGCGCCAAGCACCGCGCCCCCTCCACGCCCGGCGACCTGCTGTTCCACATCCGCGCCGAGGTGCACGACGCCTGCTTCGAGCTGGCGATGGCGATCGGCGACCGGCTGGCCGGCGCGGCGACCATCGTCGACGAGACGGTCGGCTTCCGGTACTTCGAACAGCGCGACCTGCTCGGCTTCGTGGACGGCACGGAGAATCCCGAGGGCGCGGCCGCCGCGGCGGCGACGCTGGTGGGCCAGGAGGACCCGGACTTCGCGGGCGGCAGCTACGTCGTGGTGCAGAAGTACCTGCATCCCCTCGACGAGTGGCGGGCGCTGTCGGTGGAGGAGCAGGAACGCATCATCGGGCGCACCAAGCTCGACGACTTCGAACTGCCCGACGACGTGAAGCCGGCCGACTCGCACGTCGCAGTGAACACCGTGGTCGACCCCGACGGCACCGAACGCCAGATCACCCGCGCCAACATGCCCTTCGGCAGCGTCCGCGAGGGCCGATTCGGGACCTACTACATCGCCTACGCCGCCACTCCCACCGTCACCGAGACCATGCTCTCGCGCATGTTCGAGGGCACCGAGGAGGCGGCCTACGACCGCATCCTGGATTTCTCGGTCGCCGTCACCGGCACCCTGTTCTTCGCCCCGCCGCTGGACTTCTTCGACGACCTGCCCGATCCGCCCACGGCCGCCGCGGCCGTCGACGACGACGCGGAGGCCGCCGCCGCGGTGGCATCGGAACTGCGCGTCCTCGGCGACGGCTCACTCGGTATCGGCACATTGAAAAGGAGCACGCTGTGA
- a CDS encoding thymidylate synthase, protein MPGSPAGAGRGPTKLPGVATDRQYEDLLRLVLDTGTAKGDRTGTGTRSIFGHQLRYDLSAGFPLITTKKVHLKSIVYELLWFLRGDSNVGWLREHGVTIWDEWADPRGELGPVYGVQWRSWPTPDGTHIDQISQVLQTLRTDPDSRRMIVSAWNVAELDRMALAPCHAFFQFYVADGKLSCQLYQRSADLFLGVPFNIASYALLTHMVAQQTELEPGEFIWTGGDCHIYDNHVEQVTEQLGREPYPFPRLELRPAPSLFDYRFEDVTVTDYRHHPAIKAPVAV, encoded by the coding sequence ATGCCAGGATCACCGGCGGGCGCCGGGCGCGGCCCGACTAAGCTGCCAGGCGTGGCGACGGACAGGCAATATGAGGACCTCCTGCGGCTCGTGCTCGACACCGGCACGGCCAAGGGCGACCGCACCGGCACCGGAACCCGCAGCATCTTCGGGCACCAGCTGCGCTACGACCTGTCCGCGGGATTCCCGCTGATCACCACCAAGAAAGTGCACCTGAAGTCGATCGTCTACGAGCTGCTGTGGTTCCTGCGCGGCGACTCCAACGTGGGCTGGCTGCGCGAGCACGGGGTGACCATCTGGGACGAATGGGCCGACCCGCGGGGCGAGCTGGGCCCGGTGTACGGCGTGCAGTGGCGGTCGTGGCCCACCCCGGACGGCACCCACATCGACCAGATCTCCCAGGTGTTGCAGACCCTGCGCACCGACCCGGACTCGCGGCGGATGATCGTCTCGGCGTGGAATGTGGCCGAACTCGACCGGATGGCGCTGGCGCCCTGCCACGCGTTCTTCCAGTTCTACGTGGCCGACGGCAAGCTGTCCTGCCAGCTCTACCAGCGCAGCGCGGACCTGTTCCTGGGGGTGCCGTTCAACATCGCCAGTTACGCGCTGCTCACCCACATGGTGGCCCAGCAGACCGAGCTCGAGCCCGGTGAGTTCATCTGGACCGGCGGTGACTGCCACATCTACGACAACCACGTCGAGCAGGTCACCGAGCAGCTCGGCCGCGAGCCCTATCCGTTCCCGCGGCTCGAATTGCGCCCGGCGCCCAGCTTGTTCGACTACCGCTTCGAGGACGTCACGGTGACCGACTACCGGCATCACCCGGCGATCAAAGCTCCGGTGGCGGTGTGA
- a CDS encoding Fpg/Nei family DNA glycosylase, which produces MPELPEVEALAQFLREHAVGAVVGRVDVAALSAVKTFDPPVTALSGRDVSGAARWGKFLGMDCSGLWLITHLSRGGWLRWIDEPNPNPPKPGGKSPLALRVHFFTPEGATPAFDLTEAGTKKRLAVYVVDDPKLVPGIARLGPDALEVSEPQFAELLHGTSQRLKTALVDQALLAGIGNAYSDEILHTAKISPFANTKTLPAEKIAELYAAMRAVLTDAVQRSVGQDAARLKGEKRSGMRVHARTGQPCPVCGDTVREVSYAERSFQYCPTCQTGGKVLADRRMSRLLK; this is translated from the coding sequence GTGCCCGAGCTACCCGAAGTGGAGGCGCTGGCCCAGTTCCTGCGCGAACACGCCGTCGGCGCGGTGGTGGGGCGAGTCGATGTGGCCGCGCTGAGCGCGGTGAAGACCTTCGACCCGCCGGTCACCGCGCTGTCCGGCCGCGACGTCAGCGGCGCGGCACGCTGGGGCAAGTTCCTCGGCATGGACTGTTCGGGGCTGTGGCTGATCACGCATCTGTCCCGCGGCGGCTGGCTGCGCTGGATCGACGAACCCAATCCGAATCCACCCAAGCCCGGTGGCAAGAGCCCGCTGGCGCTGCGGGTGCACTTCTTCACCCCCGAGGGCGCCACACCCGCGTTCGACCTCACCGAGGCGGGCACCAAGAAGCGTCTGGCCGTCTACGTGGTCGACGATCCCAAGCTGGTCCCCGGTATCGCCCGGCTCGGGCCCGACGCGCTCGAGGTGAGCGAACCCCAGTTCGCCGAACTCCTGCACGGCACCTCGCAGCGGCTCAAGACCGCGCTGGTGGATCAGGCGCTGCTCGCGGGCATCGGCAACGCCTACTCCGACGAGATCCTGCACACCGCCAAGATCTCGCCGTTCGCCAACACCAAGACCCTGCCCGCCGAGAAGATCGCCGAACTCTACGCGGCGATGCGCGCCGTGCTCACCGACGCGGTGCAGCGCTCGGTGGGGCAGGACGCGGCCCGGCTCAAGGGCGAGAAACGCTCGGGCATGCGGGTGCACGCCCGCACCGGCCAGCCCTGCCCGGTGTGCGGGGACACCGTGCGCGAGGTCTCCTACGCCGAACGATCGTTCCAGTACTGCCCCACCTGCCAGACCGGCGGGAAGGTGCTCGCCGACCGGCGCATGTCGCGGCTGCTCAAGTGA
- a CDS encoding YHS domain-containing protein, with the protein MMTVELFLSPTVPATVDAELAERLLRTLTTEDGAPEQVLGKARELTHVVVHRPAAWATGGPGDRPRYLARVTAPGAWVNSPEFGAHIVAALTRTIAGTEPDAARLTREPHCVVQIVGLREHALGVLGAPVTSGEIVRMMTREFRDSGVTVEAPEGYAVDPVCGMTVEIASARIRLTHDGVEHYFCAPGCRKVFAEDLAPAD; encoded by the coding sequence ATGATGACCGTCGAATTGTTCCTGTCCCCCACGGTTCCCGCCACCGTCGATGCCGAGTTGGCCGAGCGGCTACTGCGGACACTCACCACCGAAGACGGTGCACCCGAACAGGTGCTGGGCAAGGCGCGCGAACTCACGCACGTGGTCGTGCACCGTCCGGCCGCGTGGGCCACGGGCGGTCCCGGCGACCGGCCGCGCTATCTGGCCCGGGTGACCGCGCCGGGCGCGTGGGTCAACAGCCCCGAGTTCGGCGCGCACATCGTCGCCGCACTCACCCGCACGATCGCCGGCACCGAACCCGACGCGGCGCGGCTGACCCGGGAGCCGCACTGTGTCGTCCAGATCGTCGGCCTGCGTGAGCACGCACTGGGTGTGCTGGGTGCGCCGGTGACGAGCGGTGAGATCGTGCGCATGATGACGCGGGAGTTCCGGGATTCCGGGGTCACCGTCGAGGCGCCCGAGGGGTATGCGGTCGACCCGGTCTGCGGGATGACGGTGGAGATCGCCTCGGCGCGGATCCGGCTGACCCACGACGGCGTCGAGCACTACTTCTGTGCGCCCGGCTGCCGGAAGGTCTTCGCCGAGGACCTCGCCCCCGCCGACTGA
- a CDS encoding dihydrofolate reductase, which yields MNTIVSTRTIGLIWAQTTDGVIGFENTIPWRVPEDMANFRTVTWGHPVIMGRRTWDSLPPKFRPLAGRRNVVVTRQPDWSAPGAERAGSLTEALALTEPESVWIAGGAQIYETAMDFATELLVTEVQVSVQGDAHAPVIGAQWRLAEAGPKRTSTTGLKFRINRYVRRTRS from the coding sequence GTGAACACGATCGTCTCCACCCGCACCATCGGCTTGATCTGGGCGCAGACCACCGACGGCGTCATCGGTTTCGAGAACACCATCCCGTGGCGGGTGCCCGAGGACATGGCGAATTTCCGCACCGTCACCTGGGGGCACCCGGTGATCATGGGCCGCCGCACCTGGGATTCGCTGCCGCCGAAATTCCGGCCGCTGGCCGGGCGCCGCAACGTCGTGGTCACCCGGCAGCCGGACTGGTCGGCGCCGGGCGCCGAGCGCGCGGGCTCGCTCACCGAGGCGCTGGCGCTCACCGAGCCGGAGTCGGTGTGGATCGCGGGCGGTGCGCAGATCTACGAGACCGCAATGGATTTCGCGACCGAGCTGCTGGTCACCGAGGTGCAGGTCAGCGTGCAGGGCGACGCGCACGCCCCGGTGATCGGGGCCCAGTGGCGATTGGCCGAGGCCGGTCCCAAGCGCACCTCGACCACGGGCCTGAAATTCCGCATCAACCGTTACGTCCGCCGCACCCGCAGCTGA